The sequence ACTCATCGGAGTTGCGATCTCTTTAGCTAGGTTATTTTTAGCTCTTAAGCCAACGTCAGCTGTTTTAACCATGTATTGCCATACTTGGTACTCCCAAAGGATAGCGCCATTTACGTCGCCTTTTTTGTAAGCTTCGTCAGCTTTAGCTTTTACCTCTTTGATATGGCCGTATTGATCAAGTGCGTCATCAACCAAAGCTTTTACTTTTGGATATTTCTCATAATGTTTCTCTTTTAGGTATTTAACAACCTCTTGGATAACATCGTCAGTTGCCTTATTAGTTGCGATTACTTTGTCGTATTCGGCTTTTAAAGCTTCTGGGCTTAGAGTTTTTAGCTTGTTATTTTTAACAGATTCATATTTTTTATTTGGATCTTTAACAAGTAAATAACCCATCATCTCTAGGTGAAGCGCTGAACAAAACTCGGTGCAGTAGTATGGGAAGACACCTTCCATATCAGCTACGAAATTTACTGAAGCAGTTTTGCCAGGCTCTAGTGACGCATGGATGTTGTAAAGGTCAACTCCAAAGCCGTGAGTCTCATCTTGGGCACGCTCTAGGTTTGTTAAGTGAATTGTTACATTATCGCCTTTATTTACCTCGATGTGCTCTGGGTTGATGTGACTTCTGATCATTGTCGCATAGACAGTTACATTTTTACCGTTTCTCTCAACTCTTTCTTGACCAGCTAGAGTTACATATGGGCTAGCCTCGCCTGTTCTTGAGTTTGTGCCCATGTTGTAAGTAAGCGCTGGACTTAATTTGCTAGCAGCTATTGAAACAACATCGTGTGGCTCGCCAAGTGGGATAGGCATATCATAGATTAGATCCATTTTTGCACCAGTGATGTCTATTAGCTGGTGATTTTGTGGATGAAGTGGACCAACTGGGTTAAAACGATCGATTGAAAGTTTATCAAGAGCGATAGCGTATTTACCCTTAGGTTTGGCCGATTTTCCCTCCATAGTATCTAGGTGTCCGATGTTATAATGGACGTTAATCCTATCTAGGACTTTTAAATTTTTATAATCCCATTTTACGATTTGGCTATCGACGTAAAGAGAGGTATAGATGACGCCGTCTTTTTCGTCAAAAGAGTTGTGCAGAGGTCCAAGGCCAAGTTCGACTTGTCCGTGCATTGACTTTTCTCTATCTAAGATAGGAATTCCGTATGGGTCAGTGCCAGCATACTCTTTTTTGTCGATTAGCTCTTTGATCTTTCTAAAGTCATAAACTGATGCGTGAGTATCAAGCTTGCCGCCAATAATGATGTATCTACCATCTGGGCTTACGTCACAACCATGTGGGCTCTTTGACTCTGGGATCAAAAATAGCGCACCTGCTTTTACAGCAGCGTCTATTGTAACTACCTTGTGTCCATTTATAACTTTGTAGTTTTTCTTGTCTTGAACAAGTTTTTCTAAAATTTTCCAGTTATAAACGTGTAAGAAGTCAGTGTCATTTCTACTTGCACCTGCTTCAAATGGAGGGAGACCTTTTTCGATACCGCCAGTATACATCTCAGTATTTATTGAGTTTGTAAAGCCCCAGCCGTAGCTCTCGCCTTTACCAGCATCACTTAGATCTTGCCAGTATGGTGGGAGCTCAAGAGAAAATGACTCTTTCTCGTCGATCTTACCTTTTGGATAGTCAAATTTCCAAAATGTTACAGCACCTCTATAGACTGCTTCATAGTCGTCTATTGAGTGATAGTTGTTATCAAGTGGAGCTGCATATTGGCTAGCTTCGATAACATACTCGCTATTTGGAGTGATGAAGCTACCGCCGTGCTCACTCTTCATGATAGGGTTTACAACGATTTGAGTTGTCTCAAAGTCATGCAAATTTATAACTGCGATTCTTGGGTTAGCTTTATCGTTAATAAATAGATAATCACCAACATACTCACCATTTTTCTCAGTAAAATTTGGGTGGTGTGTATCGCCCCATGTTATCTCTTTGCCTCTGATGTTGCCTTGTTTTAAAACAGCTTTTGACTCATCGTCATAGCCATATCCTTGCCAAGGCTCTGGTGTGAAAACGCCGATGTATTTATAAATTCTCATCGACGGAACGCCATAAACTAGCACTTGACCGCTTTGCCCGCCAGATGAAAAGACGATGAAATCATCTTTTTTACCGCTAGGCTGATAAGTTTTAGCAGCTGCAAGGACATCTTTTTCGCTTAGCCCACGCTCTTTCATGACTTTTTCAAGGTCACTACTAGCAGCACAAGCAGTAGTTAAAGATAGCCCAAGCAACGCAGCACTTGCGACACAAAATAACTTTTGCATTTACTCTCCTTTTTAAAATGAATTTATCTCTAAACTCTTTATCTCATTGTCTAAATTTACGCCATTTAGGACACCTTTATCTATAAAAATCCTTTTTATCTCATTGCTAAAAAGAGCCTTTTGTCCTTTTAGCTTAAGATCTTTATCAAATTTATAGACTACTCCATCCTCATCACCTATGAAAATTTCATCCTCCATACACGCAAGAGCTGAAATTTTAGATTTTAAAACTTGCTTTTTGATTCCACTCTTAAAATCTAAAATTTCTCCATCTCTAAAGCCAAGCAAAATATCATTCCCTTTAAATTTACAGGCGCTAAGTGGAGCAAAACCAACACGCTTTTTCTCTTTTAAATTAAGCTCTTTATCAAGCAAAAATGCTTTGCCATTAAAGCTCGTAAAAAATAGTTCATCATCAATTGGCAAAAGGCTTGAAATTTTATAAACATCTTTATAATTTTTAGTTAAAAGTTTATTTAGATTTTTATCAAAAACGCCTATGCTGACTTCATTTGCCATATCGCAAGCTACGTAAATTTTATTTTTAATTGCCGTAATTTGTGAAATTTTACAGCCGACATTTGGCATGGCAAATAAAAAATTTCTCTCATTTGCTACCTCAATAATCTCATTATTTAAATTTGCGATATAAAAGAATTCTCCATCATTTCCGCACTCTTGATTTTTATAAATCGTCTCTTTTAGATCCAAATTTTTAATTTGTCCATCTTTTATAAAGACGATGCTTTGGTTGCTTTCATTAATAAAGCAGCCTAATTGCTGGGCAAAAGCTGTTATCAAAAACAAACTTATACAAAGCAGAAATCTCATAATCCAAGGCACTTTCATCATAAATTTATTAAGCAAAAAACTATACATACTTAACTCTTAAAAGCAAATTAGCGATTAATTTATTTTTTTAAGCTTTTAAAGAAAAATATCAATAATTTTTTTTAAATTTTATTATTTACATTAAATATATATTTGACTTTAATCAATACTAATATAGCTTTAATAAAATTTATTATCTATAAAGCTCTTTATTTTAGGTATTCTATGCATTAAAAATTAAATTATAAATAATTTATTAAAAAAATTATTTAAATTAAATAATTATATTAAGGAATGAGAATTCTCCTTAGTATTTAAGTAAAAAGCTAAAATTTATGTATTTGATATATTTTTAGCTTAAACCTATTGATAATTTAAATTTGTTTAAATAGGCTATAATCCGCCAAAAAAAGGAGAGATAATGCTAACGCATTTAGATGAGAAAGATCGTCCAAAAATGGTCGATGTAAGCCCAAAAGATCCTACAAAAAGAGTAGCAACTGCTAGCGGGATCATCAAGATGAGCAAAGAGGCCTTTAGAGCGATAAAAGAAAATACCGGCAAAAAAGGTCCGGTCATTCAAACGGCCGTCGTTGCTGCGATAATGGGTGCAAAAAAGACAAGCGAGCTAATCCCGATGTGCCATCCGCTAGCTATTTTAGGTGTGGATTGTGATATCGAAGAGCTATCTGAAATTTGCGCTTTTAAGCTTTATGTGAGCGTAAAAATAGAGGGCAAAACAGGCGTTGAGATGGAAGCATTAACTGGCGTTAGCGTGGGGCTTTTGACCATTTATGATATGGTGAAAGCTATAGATAAAAGCATGGAAATAAGTAATATCGTATTAGAGAGTAAAACGGGAGGAAAAAGTGGCGAGTATATGCGATCTAAATAACAAAAAAGCAAAAATTGATTACCCAACACATTGGGAATATAAAATAATATTTGATGCAGATGTCAATGTAGAAGAAAAGGTAAAAGAGATAGTAAAAGATAGAGAATTTAAGCTAGTTTTTTCAAAATTTAGCAAAGATAAAAAATACGCTAGCTATGACTTAGCCGTGCTAGTTTTGAGCGAAGAAGAGAGGCTAGAGATATTTTCAGCACTAAAACACGAAGCAAAATACGTTTTATAAGGTAAAAAATATGAATAATTTAGAACAAAATTTACATGATTATAAAAGCAGCGATGGCTTATTAATAAGCATAAAAGCTCTTTGCAATAACTTCTTTCAAGATGCTGCAAACAAAGATATAAATGCTTTGCCAGAAATTTTAAAGGCTAAAATGAATGAGCTTTATGACAAGATGAACAAAGAAGATCTCATAAATGCAAAAAATCTAAAAAGTGCCATGGAGGGAATAAATCAGGCCATTGTCGGCACTGAAGAAAAGGCACTTTATGAGCTACTTGATAAAAAAGATGAGCTAAACCGTGCAATAGAAGCAAAACGTGAGGAGATAAAAAATAGACTTAAAATTTCATTTGAAGCAGCTGAAGAGGTCGTAAAAGATAGAAATTTTAGTGAAAAAGAGGAAATTTTAGAGCTTTTAAATAATGCGATCATTAGAGAAACAAGACTTCTTGGTATCTTAAAAGAGAGCGCTCAAATCGCATTTTTAACAACTCTTGAAGGTGCAAAAGATGTCGAGGAAACAGCTGGTGCGATAGCTAAAAATATGACTTATGTTGCGATCATTGGAGGAGAGTTTAGCAAAGAGCGAATACTTGAAATTTCAAAAAACATCATCATAGCAGCAGCAAATTTAGCAGATGAGGGTCATATCTTTGCAAAAGAGCTGATAAGTGGAGCGATAAGTGGCACAAGAGATGGTATTTTAAGGGCTATAGAAAAACTTAAAGATGAGGCGAAATTTGCTCCAGATGAGCTTAGGCTAAACTCACAGTTACTAAACTTAAAAAATATTGATGAAGAATTTATATCCTTGCTTAGGGAACTTGAAAAGGAATTTGAAGGTGTAGCAAGAAATGAGATCGAAAATGTAATAAATAGCGAGCTAGATACAAACCTAGCAAAATTTAAACGCATTAGCGATCAAGCAAGAGAGCAGATTATTTCAAGGATAGAAGAGTTAAAGTCAAACGGCATGGCAAAGCTTATGAGCGAGGCAAATAATAAATTTGAAGCCCTAAAGCAAGAGCTAAATGACAAGAGCAAAAAGCTAAAACTAAATTTTGATACAAACGATAAAATCGAAGAGATCAAACAAGAGATCGCTAATCTTGAGAAGAAAGCCAATGAAAAATTTGAAGACATCAAACAAATTGACATCAAATCAGAAGCCAAGAAATTTGGAGATAGGGCTTATCAAGCTGCAAAAGATCTGTTAAATGTTATTAAAAAAGATAAAAAAGAGGATTAAATTATCAAGCTTATCTTGAAATTTTTCCTGAAAGATATTCGCACCATATATTCTTGCCAAGTGTGAAAATTTTATCCACACTTGGCTTTTACTTTTTAAAGCTTTAAAATCATAAAAATAGATAAAGCAAAAATGCTCCCAAGATCAAGCGATAGATGACAAAAGGCAGCATCCTGATTCTCGAGATGATCTCCATAAACAACTTAACGCAGAGATAAGCACTAACAGCACTTATAATGACACCAAGGGCTATGTCGCTCCAAGGAAGTGCATTTGGGTCTTTAATTAGCTTTATGCTCTCAAGTCCGCCGGCTAGGATGATGACTGGGATCGACATCAAAAATGAGAAATTTGCACTTCCCTTGTGGCTAAATCCTAAAAAAAGTGCTGCTGTCATCGTCACACCTGATCTTGAGACGCCAGGAATGAGCGCCACGGCCTGGGCAAGGCCGATAATAAGCGCAAATTTTATGGTCATTTCATATTCGCTTTTGTTTGATGAGCGAAGATCCGCAAAGTAAAGTGCTATGCCAAAGACGATCGTAGTAATAGCGATCAAAACGCCACTTCTTGCATATTCTTCGATAATGTTGTTAAACAAAAGTCCAAAAATTCCCACTGGAACGGTAGCAAAGCCGACACACCAAACAAGCAAGCTATCGCCTACCATCTTTCTTTGTGCGATCGAGGCAAAAAAGTCACGAAGTAGCTTAAAAATCGTATCTTTAAAATAAAAAAGTATCGCGCTTAACGTGCCAACGTGCACTGCCACGTCAAAAGCAAGACCTTGATCTGGCCAGCCAAGTAGCTTTGGCACCAAGATAAGATGAGCCGAGCTAGATATCGGCAAAAATTCGCTTATGCCTTGCACCAAGGCCAAAACAATAACGTGAGAAATTTCCATAAAATGCCTTTTTTGATTTTAGATTGCAGTTGGGGATTTTACTCCCCAAGATTAAATTTATATAAGTTCGCTAGCAAAATTTGCAAGTTTTTGTGGCGTAAATCCGAAGTGATCAAA comes from Campylobacter concisus and encodes:
- a CDS encoding HP0495 family protein; protein product: MASICDLNNKKAKIDYPTHWEYKIIFDADVNVEEKVKEIVKDREFKLVFSKFSKDKKYASYDLAVLVLSEEERLEIFSALKHEAKYVL
- the moaC gene encoding cyclic pyranopterin monophosphate synthase MoaC — encoded protein: MMLTHLDEKDRPKMVDVSPKDPTKRVATASGIIKMSKEAFRAIKENTGKKGPVIQTAVVAAIMGAKKTSELIPMCHPLAILGVDCDIEELSEICAFKLYVSVKIEGKTGVEMEALTGVSVGLLTIYDMVKAIDKSMEISNIVLESKTGGKSGEYMRSK
- a CDS encoding undecaprenyl-diphosphate phosphatase; this translates as MEISHVIVLALVQGISEFLPISSSAHLILVPKLLGWPDQGLAFDVAVHVGTLSAILFYFKDTIFKLLRDFFASIAQRKMVGDSLLVWCVGFATVPVGIFGLLFNNIIEEYARSGVLIAITTIVFGIALYFADLRSSNKSEYEMTIKFALIIGLAQAVALIPGVSRSGVTMTAALFLGFSHKGSANFSFLMSIPVIILAGGLESIKLIKDPNALPWSDIALGVIISAVSAYLCVKLFMEIISRIRMLPFVIYRLILGAFLLYLFL
- the nosZ gene encoding Sec-dependent nitrous-oxide reductase encodes the protein MQKLFCVASAALLGLSLTTACAASSDLEKVMKERGLSEKDVLAAAKTYQPSGKKDDFIVFSSGGQSGQVLVYGVPSMRIYKYIGVFTPEPWQGYGYDDESKAVLKQGNIRGKEITWGDTHHPNFTEKNGEYVGDYLFINDKANPRIAVINLHDFETTQIVVNPIMKSEHGGSFITPNSEYVIEASQYAAPLDNNYHSIDDYEAVYRGAVTFWKFDYPKGKIDEKESFSLELPPYWQDLSDAGKGESYGWGFTNSINTEMYTGGIEKGLPPFEAGASRNDTDFLHVYNWKILEKLVQDKKNYKVINGHKVVTIDAAVKAGALFLIPESKSPHGCDVSPDGRYIIIGGKLDTHASVYDFRKIKELIDKKEYAGTDPYGIPILDREKSMHGQVELGLGPLHNSFDEKDGVIYTSLYVDSQIVKWDYKNLKVLDRINVHYNIGHLDTMEGKSAKPKGKYAIALDKLSIDRFNPVGPLHPQNHQLIDITGAKMDLIYDMPIPLGEPHDVVSIAASKLSPALTYNMGTNSRTGEASPYVTLAGQERVERNGKNVTVYATMIRSHINPEHIEVNKGDNVTIHLTNLERAQDETHGFGVDLYNIHASLEPGKTASVNFVADMEGVFPYYCTEFCSALHLEMMGYLLVKDPNKKYESVKNNKLKTLSPEALKAEYDKVIATNKATDDVIQEVVKYLKEKHYEKYPKVKALVDDALDQYGHIKEVKAKADEAYKKGDVNGAILWEYQVWQYMVKTADVGLRAKNNLAKEIATPMSPAAAKGEEAYLKGGCNGCHVIGQVSSGPDLTGVLLRHENGEKWVAEFIKDPAKFYNDDYIKSMIDYFNLRMPNQHMSDEEIKNIIEYLKWVDENAGM